One segment of Treponema pectinovorum DNA contains the following:
- a CDS encoding formylglycine-generating enzyme family protein: protein MKTTNNKKAHAFLGAAFVLLVALLFTGCQNDADGNKPAPTPPPAVNKFIVKLENTLGGNVTVTPALPADELVAEGTELAFTATPLRGYKLAKWELDGTDTGVAGLTYKLTVKRAAKVKAVFAEDDPALITKRTVTLTVPSTGTVTAFPEIPSDNQVPEGSKIVFTAVPGTGYKIDTWTVTPASALQPNTGTTGSATATITVSTETEVKVTFKRIGNFITFGVDGTPANGTLKATVDGIEIHSGDNVEQEKIVTFTAIPDEGYAADKWTLSHGSFEPGSGTVYNKTAKVKVTEDTEIKVSFIKGMGYSVNGIGFLMKDIKAVTDKTIGHNDESNNQPHTVSLSAYLIGETEVTQELWQAVMGNNPSYLNGDPNDNNKQPHWDEVQEKRPVESVNWYACIAFCNKLSKACNLEPCYTVSGVNFDTLTFAAIPTSQNSDWDNAVCDWSKNGFRLPTEAEWEWAAMGGTSDKWAGTDTKSELGDYAWYGKENDITHEVKKKKANGYGLYDMCGNVEEWCWDWYTSDTPAGGQDPTGAAGPGFPASRILRGGSLYSCAALA, encoded by the coding sequence ATGAAAACAACCAACAATAAAAAAGCACATGCCTTTTTGGGAGCAGCTTTTGTGCTGCTTGTCGCACTGCTGTTTACCGGCTGTCAGAATGATGCGGACGGCAATAAGCCGGCGCCTACCCCTCCGCCTGCGGTTAATAAGTTCATAGTAAAGCTTGAAAACACCCTCGGCGGCAATGTTACGGTAACGCCTGCACTGCCTGCAGACGAGCTGGTTGCCGAAGGTACCGAGCTTGCCTTTACGGCAACGCCTCTTAGAGGCTACAAGCTTGCAAAGTGGGAACTTGACGGAACCGATACCGGTGTCGCCGGGCTTACGTACAAGCTTACGGTAAAGCGGGCGGCGAAGGTAAAAGCTGTCTTTGCAGAAGACGATCCGGCTCTTATCACCAAGCGCACGGTAACGCTTACAGTACCCTCAACCGGCACGGTAACGGCATTTCCCGAAATCCCGTCGGACAATCAGGTGCCGGAAGGCAGTAAAATCGTCTTTACAGCAGTGCCGGGTACAGGCTATAAGATAGACACATGGACAGTAACGCCCGCATCAGCCTTGCAGCCCAATACGGGAACGACCGGCAGCGCAACGGCGACAATAACGGTAAGCACCGAAACGGAAGTGAAAGTAACGTTTAAGAGAATTGGAAATTTCATAACCTTCGGGGTAGACGGCACACCGGCAAACGGAACACTCAAAGCAACGGTCGACGGCATCGAAATCCATTCGGGCGACAATGTTGAGCAGGAAAAGATCGTAACCTTTACGGCAATACCGGATGAAGGTTATGCGGCAGACAAATGGACGCTTTCACACGGCAGTTTTGAACCCGGTAGCGGAACAGTCTACAACAAGACCGCAAAAGTAAAGGTAACGGAAGATACTGAGATAAAGGTGAGCTTTATAAAAGGTATGGGTTATTCGGTAAACGGCATCGGTTTTCTGATGAAAGATATCAAAGCCGTAACAGATAAAACTATAGGGCATAACGATGAAAGCAACAATCAACCGCATACGGTAAGCTTAAGTGCATACCTGATAGGAGAGACGGAGGTAACGCAGGAGCTGTGGCAGGCGGTGATGGGGAATAATCCGAGCTATCTTAATGGAGACCCCAACGACAACAACAAACAACCTCACTGGGACGAAGTGCAGGAGAAGCGGCCGGTAGAGAGCGTAAACTGGTATGCTTGTATAGCATTTTGCAATAAGCTGAGTAAAGCGTGCAATCTTGAGCCGTGTTACACGGTAAGCGGCGTAAACTTCGATACACTGACCTTTGCCGCCATACCGACATCGCAGAACAGTGATTGGGATAATGCCGTATGCGACTGGAGTAAAAACGGATTCCGGTTACCGACGGAGGCGGAATGGGAATGGGCTGCCATGGGCGGAACAAGCGATAAATGGGCAGGAACAGATACCAAAAGTGAGCTTGGAGACTATGCGTGGTATGGCAAAGAAAATGATATAACGCATGAAGTGAAGAAGAAGAAAGCGAACGGCTACGGGTTATACGACATGTGCGGGAACGTAGAGGAGTGGTGCTGGGACTGGTATACTAGTGATACGCCTGCGGGCGGGCAGGACCCGACCGGGGCGGCTGGGCCTGGCTTCCCTGCTTCCCGCATCTTGCGCGGCGGCTCATTGTACTCGTGCGCGGCGTTGGCATGA
- a CDS encoding VOC family protein: protein MKIEHIAMYVNDLEKAKDFFIEYFGGRANAGYHNKTTDFRSYFISFDGGARLEIMNKPEISDPKKLPTRTGYAHIAFSVGSKEAVDELTEKLRHAGFSVASGPRTTGDGYYESCIVAFEDNQIEITV, encoded by the coding sequence ATGAAAATCGAACACATCGCCATGTATGTAAATGATTTAGAAAAAGCAAAAGATTTTTTTATCGAATATTTTGGCGGACGAGCAAATGCCGGTTACCACAATAAAACTACAGATTTTCGTTCGTATTTTATAAGTTTTGATGGTGGTGCTCGGCTGGAAATAATGAACAAGCCCGAAATATCGGATCCAAAAAAACTTCCGACACGCACTGGGTATGCGCACATCGCTTTTTCAGTCGGCAGCAAAGAGGCAGTAGATGAACTGACCGAAAAGCTAAGACATGCGGGATTCAGCGTTGCAAGCGGTCCTAGAACAACAGGCGACGGATATTACGAAAGCTGCATCGTTGCGTTTGAAGATAATCAGATTGAAATCACAGTGTAG
- the cas2 gene encoding CRISPR-associated endonuclease Cas2, whose product MSFDRINAYKIMWIFCMFDLPTNTKPQRKRASEFRKNLLEDGFEMMQFSVYKRFCGSRESCEVHENRIKKWLPREGTVSILKFTDKQFGEILTFIGEIPQKKEKTPQQLQLF is encoded by the coding sequence ATGAGTTTTGACCGGATAAACGCTTATAAGATAATGTGGATTTTCTGTATGTTTGATTTACCGACAAACACAAAACCTCAGCGCAAACGAGCGAGCGAGTTTCGTAAGAACTTGTTGGAAGATGGTTTTGAGATGATGCAGTTCAGCGTTTACAAAAGATTCTGCGGAAGCAGAGAATCGTGCGAAGTTCACGAAAATCGAATAAAAAAATGGCTTCCGAGGGAAGGAACTGTAAGCATTTTGAAATTTACAGACAAACAGTTCGGTGAAATTCTGACATTTATCGGTGAAATCCCCCAAAAAAAAGAAAAAACACCGCAACAACTCCAATTGTTTTAA